A region of Lagenorhynchus albirostris chromosome 20, mLagAlb1.1, whole genome shotgun sequence DNA encodes the following proteins:
- the LOC132511042 gene encoding small ubiquitin-related modifier 2-like produces the protein MALHKDDTQIREAFLRRLLLSMADEKPKEGVKTDNNDHNNLMRQDGSVVQFKIKRHTPLSKLMRAYCEQQGLSMRQIRFRFDGQPISETDTPAQLKMEDEDTIDVFQQQTGGVY, from the coding sequence atggccctgCACAaagatgacacgcaaattcgtgaagcattCCTGAGGAGACTGTTGCTCTCCATGGCCGACGAAAAGCCCAAGGAAGGAGTCAAGACTGACAACAACGATCATAATAATTTGATGAGGCAGGATGGTTCTGTGGTGCAGTTTAAGATTAAGAGGCATACGCCACTTAGTAAACTAATGAGAGCCTATTGTGAACAACAGGGTTTGTCAATGAGGCAGATCAGATTCCGATTTGATGGGCAGCCAATCAGTGAAACAGACACACCTGCACAGCTGAAAATGGAGGATGAAGATACAATAGATGTGTTCCAGCAGCAGACGGGAGGTGTCTACTAA